The Streptococcaceae bacterium ESL0729 genome has a segment encoding these proteins:
- a CDS encoding DUF2142 domain-containing protein — protein MKNVRKDYLILILIFGFLSVLIMPAGTPPDEGHHFYIINRVIDKDWTWVGNGQSRPDGGQWPGTAEIREQIANHTYYDEYFREKLPASQLEYDFNFHLKDIVYLPQIIGVALAKAFFPSYGMMFFFGRLFNLLTYALGICFCLKYAVYGKRVMFFVALLPIMVQQASSLSYDVFTILAIFNFFTLLTRLSVQRKTVTKKEIIWLICSILLLYVTKRNNILLLGLLAFLPTQLLRSKKIGGLIDKIFNFIENRKFVTFISAGFLALVGAYVFLRAKGGFMHFVQVMYNSFFRADINSTLNGIMDNGVIGFFSDFTYQLPGWMITFDFMLLALLLFAERAEDGLVEKRFGLASGMVYPLQMLIIVTGMYFEWTSVVSPDALFSQGAQGRYFTPFLVFFVPFAVYMSKYIKVKIQDKFLDQLLLYTSTINLFTFLILTIQVEWMPNKGADFLLHFF, from the coding sequence TTGAAAAATGTAAGAAAAGATTATTTAATACTCATACTCATTTTTGGGTTCTTGAGTGTTTTGATTATGCCGGCTGGTACACCACCAGATGAAGGCCATCATTTTTATATTATAAATAGAGTAATTGATAAAGATTGGACTTGGGTAGGAAATGGTCAATCAAGACCTGATGGAGGCCAGTGGCCAGGGACTGCTGAAATTAGGGAACAAATAGCAAATCATACTTATTACGATGAATATTTTAGGGAAAAACTTCCAGCCAGTCAGTTAGAATATGATTTTAATTTTCATCTGAAGGATATAGTTTACCTTCCCCAGATTATTGGTGTCGCTTTGGCTAAAGCCTTTTTTCCAAGCTATGGGATGATGTTCTTTTTTGGGAGACTATTTAACCTCCTAACCTATGCCTTAGGGATTTGTTTTTGCCTTAAATATGCAGTTTATGGCAAGAGAGTTATGTTCTTTGTAGCCCTTTTACCAATAATGGTTCAACAGGCAAGTTCATTAAGTTATGATGTTTTTACAATCCTTGCTATCTTTAATTTTTTCACTCTCTTAACCAGACTTTCTGTCCAAAGAAAGACTGTGACCAAAAAAGAAATTATTTGGCTGATTTGTTCAATCCTTCTTCTTTATGTCACTAAGAGAAACAATATTCTCTTGCTGGGACTACTAGCCTTTCTTCCAACCCAGCTTCTTAGAAGCAAAAAAATTGGCGGTTTGATTGATAAAATATTTAATTTTATCGAAAATAGAAAATTTGTGACCTTTATTTCAGCTGGATTTTTAGCCCTTGTTGGAGCCTACGTTTTCCTCCGAGCTAAGGGTGGTTTCATGCATTTTGTACAGGTAATGTATAATTCATTTTTCCGGGCAGATATAAATTCAACCTTAAATGGGATCATGGATAATGGAGTCATAGGCTTTTTCTCTGATTTTACTTATCAGTTGCCAGGTTGGATGATTACATTTGATTTTATGCTTTTGGCCTTACTTTTATTTGCAGAAAGGGCAGAAGACGGTCTAGTTGAAAAAAGATTTGGCCTAGCTTCAGGGATGGTTTATCCCCTACAGATGCTTATAATCGTGACTGGGATGTACTTTGAATGGACCAGTGTTGTCTCACCAGATGCCCTCTTTTCACAAGGGGCTCAGGGCCGTTATTTTACTCCATTTTTAGTCTTCTTTGTACCGTTTGCCGTCTATATGTCTAAATATATAAAGGTTAAAATTCAAGATAAATTCCTTGATCAACTTCTCCTTTATACATCAACAATTAATTTGTTTACCTTCCTCATCTTGACCATCCAGGTGGAATGGATGCCAAATAAGGGAGCAGATTTTCTCCTTCATTTCTTTTAG
- a CDS encoding glycosyltransferase family 2 protein, with product MTNHTFVICAYKESPYLEACIESLMDQESVARGDSKIILYTSTPGAYTDDLGRKYNIEVFAGVKKGIGANWNEALGFVDTKYATIAHQDDIYLPDYGVRVLDAFNKNQNLKIVFTDYGEIDAAGQVRVRNINLKIKTLGLKTMSLFNNKTYQRRIYAFGNFISCPAVSYNLEALADFKFDEKLKMTLDWDAWERIMKLPGNIKYLPVQAMYHRIHEDSETSANTVDKSREQEEYLIYRRYWPEFISKLLMKAYVKNQKTNN from the coding sequence ATGACCAATCACACATTTGTAATTTGTGCCTATAAGGAATCTCCTTATTTGGAGGCCTGTATCGAAAGTTTAATGGACCAGGAGTCTGTAGCAAGAGGGGACTCAAAGATTATCCTTTATACCTCAACTCCTGGTGCTTATACAGATGATTTAGGTAGAAAATATAACATCGAAGTTTTTGCAGGGGTTAAAAAGGGAATAGGAGCTAACTGGAACGAGGCCTTAGGCTTTGTGGATACCAAATATGCTACCATTGCCCATCAGGATGACATTTACTTACCAGACTATGGTGTGCGTGTTCTTGATGCCTTTAATAAAAATCAAAACTTAAAGATAGTTTTTACCGACTATGGAGAGATTGATGCAGCTGGCCAAGTACGAGTGCGTAATATCAATCTTAAAATTAAGACTCTGGGTCTAAAAACCATGTCTCTTTTTAACAATAAAACCTATCAAAGAAGGATTTATGCCTTTGGTAATTTTATTAGCTGTCCCGCTGTATCCTATAATCTTGAAGCCCTAGCTGACTTTAAATTCGACGAAAAGCTTAAGATGACCCTTGACTGGGATGCCTGGGAAAGGATCATGAAACTTCCTGGTAACATTAAATATCTACCAGTTCAAGCCATGTACCATAGGATTCATGAGGATTCTGAAACTTCGGCTAATACAGTTGATAAATCAAGGGAGCAGGAAGAGTATCTAATTTACAGACGCTACTGGCCAGAATTTATTAGCAAACTTCTTATGAAGGCTTACGTTAAAAACCAAAAAACAAATAATTAA